From the Nitrospira sp. genome, the window GGGATTCGAGTTTTGGAAGACGGGCGACGCGTGCGTTTTAGCAAGAAGTCCAACGAGACCGTGGAATAGGTTACGCAATGGCCAAGGAACCGAAAAGCCGACCTGGTAAGCTGTCAGAGCGAAAATCCTCGAAGAAAGAGCCGGCTCCGCAACTGGACCAGGGAAGCGAGGAGTCCAAGTTCCGACCACGGCTTCGTGACATGTATGCGCAGCAGGTGGTCCCCGCACTCATGAAGGAGTTTGGGTACAAGAACATCATGCAGGTTCCCAGGCTTGAGCGTGTAGTGTTGAACGTTGGAATGGGTGAGGCGATTCAGAATGTAAAGCTCTTGGAGAGTGCTGTGACGGAATTGGGAATGATCACCGGTCAAAAGCCGGTCGTGACTCGAGCCAAGAAGGCCATCGCCGGATTCAAGCTTAGGCAAGGATTGCCCATCGGTGCGAAGGTGACGCTTCGTAGCCGGCGGATGTATGAGTTTTTCGATCGACTAGTGACACTAGCGCTTCCTCGAATACGAGACTTTCGCGGTGTCTCTCCCAAGGCCTTTGATGGTCGGGGGAACTATACCCTTGGCTTAAAAGAGCAGCTCATCTTCCCTGAAATCAAGTACGATGAAGTGGCCTCGATCCATGGAATGGACATTACGGTTGTTACCACAGCCAGGACGAACGACGAAGGGAAAGCTCTTTTGAAGCACCTGGGTATGCCGTTCCGTGCGTGAAAACGGCATGCCTCAACAGCGACTGTTTGAACGGAAGGAGTGCTTGTGTCACGATTGGCACTAAGAAATAAGGCGGCGACGAAACAAAAGTTCTCCACGCGGAACTATCATCGGTGTGGAGTCTGCGGTCGGGTTCGCGGATATCTCCGTCGGTTTCGGATGTGCCGAATCTGCTTTCGGGTGATGACACTGCGCGGAGAGATTCCCGGAGTGCGAAAATCCAGCTGGTAGCCGGTGTGCTCGTGCCGGTGACTGACAATGGAGGATAGAAGGATATAGCATGGTTACCGATCCGATCGGCGATCTTCTTGTTCGTTTAAAGAATGGCGCACAACGTCGTTATGAAACCGTCACGGTTCCTACCTCAAAGCTGAAGCGTGCTATTTTGGAGATCTTGAGGAAGGAAGGTTATGTTGATGCGATCGAGGATGGAGTTCATGACGGACATCCCGTTCTGACTGTGCGTCTCCGATACGTGGGCGAAGGGCAGCCGATGATTACCGGGCTGGAGCGTGTCAGTAAGCCGGGACGTCGCGTCTATGTCGGAAGTCAGGATATCAAGAAAGTCCGCAATGGGATCGGTGTGTCCATCCTTTCTACATCAAGAGGCGTCATGACCGACCAGGAATCCCGTAAGAGTCGTCTTGGGGGAGAGGTTCTCTGCTCGGTATGGTAGGCGGCTGAGTCGCGTCGATCTCGATCAAAGGGTATAACAGACCATGTCCCGTATTGGAAAAAAGCCGATTGCAATTCCGGGTGGAGTAGAAGTCAAGGTTGCCGGGTCAACCGTATCTGTCAAAGGCCCATTAGGTAAGCTGGATTGGTCGCTCGTGCAAGGGGTGGACGTTGCCGTCAATAATGGCCAAGTCGCTGTTGGGCGATCGACTGACGATCGTAAATTGAGAGCCTTGCATGGGCTGACCCGTGCGGAATTGAGCAACATGATCCACGGTGTCACCAAGGGGTATGAACGTTCGCTTGAAATCACCGGAGTGGGTTACAAGACCCAAATTCAGGGTCGTACATTAAGTTTCAATGTGGGTTATATCAACCCAGTGATCTATGAGGTGCCGACGGGTATCGATGTGAAGGTGGACAAGCAAACGCTCATCAACATCAAGGGAGTTGATAAGCGTTTGGTGGGCCAGGTGGCGGCTGATCTGCGTGCCATTAAGCCGCCGGACGTCTACAAACAAAAGGGCGTTCGCTACGCGGGCGAGACATTGCGAAAGAAGGAAGGTAAGACCGGAAAATAGGAACTGGCCATGAATGCTGCAGACAAAGTTCGACAGCTTGATCGACGGCGCCGACGAGTGAGGCGTACGATTTCTGGGACGGGAGAACGACCACGCCTGAACGTATTTCGGAGCGCGAGCCATATTTATGCTCAAATAATCGACGACATTCGAGGCGCTACACTGGCGTCCGCGTCATCGCTTGATAAATCATTACGTAAGTCTCTCAAGTCGACCGGTGGAATTGAAGCGGCCAAGGCGGTAGGGAAATTGATCGCCGATCGTGCCAAGGTCGCTCAGGTCAGCACTGTGGTTTTTGATCGGGGAGGCCGGATGTATCACGGCCGAGTCAAAGCCCTTGCGGATGCGTCGCGTGAAGGGGGCTTGCAATTCTAGATTGGCTGGAGACCAGGTGAGCACAGCAAGCGTGTGACCTATGCGCCGAACGGTAACTGAACTTAGGACTGCGGGGTAAGAGCGTGCGAGTCAATCCCGATGAGTTAAGCTTGAAGGATAAAGTCGTATTCATCAATCGCGTTGCCAAAGTGGTGAAAGGTGGGAAGCGGTTCAACTTCTGTGCGCTTGTCGTGGTCGGTGACGGTCATGGCTGGGTTGGGATAGGCAAGGGGAAAGCCGCTGAAGTCCCGGTGGCGATTTCAAAGGCCGTCGAACAAGCCAAGAAACACCTCGTTCACGTCGCGCTGAAAGGCGGAACCATCCCTCATGAGGTGCATGGGTTGTTTGGGGGAGAGCACGTATTGCTTAAGCCGGCCGTCGACGGTACCGGAATTATCGCCGGAGGGGCGGTTCGTGCCGTCGTGGAGTTAGTCGGTGCGCATAACGTCATCGCAAAAACGTTGGGCCGTGGGAACCCCTTCAATGCGGTTCGCGCGACGCTAGATGGGCTTACCCAATTGAGAAACTTGGATGATGTTCTGCGCTTCCGTAGGCAAGCGGTTGCCGAAGGGCGAGAAAGGGCTACAGTGTGATGGATTCCGCAAAGACTGCAAAAGCTCCCAATCATGATGTTCAAACTGTGCGGGTGACATTGCGACGTAGCGCCATCGGAACACCTGAACGGCATCGCCTTGTCTTGCGTGGTCTGGGTCTTCGACGTATTCGACAGACGGTTATCCGTCCGGACACGCCTCAGGTGCGAGGAATGATCCGTAAAGTCGGCTATCTGCTTGAGGTTGGAAAGCC encodes:
- the rplE gene encoding 50S ribosomal protein L5, which gives rise to MAKEPKSRPGKLSERKSSKKEPAPQLDQGSEESKFRPRLRDMYAQQVVPALMKEFGYKNIMQVPRLERVVLNVGMGEAIQNVKLLESAVTELGMITGQKPVVTRAKKAIAGFKLRQGLPIGAKVTLRSRRMYEFFDRLVTLALPRIRDFRGVSPKAFDGRGNYTLGLKEQLIFPEIKYDEVASIHGMDITVVTTARTNDEGKALLKHLGMPFRA
- the rpsH gene encoding 30S ribosomal protein S8, coding for MVTDPIGDLLVRLKNGAQRRYETVTVPTSKLKRAILEILRKEGYVDAIEDGVHDGHPVLTVRLRYVGEGQPMITGLERVSKPGRRVYVGSQDIKKVRNGIGVSILSTSRGVMTDQESRKSRLGGEVLCSVW
- the rplR gene encoding 50S ribosomal protein L18 — encoded protein: MNAADKVRQLDRRRRRVRRTISGTGERPRLNVFRSASHIYAQIIDDIRGATLASASSLDKSLRKSLKSTGGIEAAKAVGKLIADRAKVAQVSTVVFDRGGRMYHGRVKALADASREGGLQF
- the rplF gene encoding 50S ribosomal protein L6; this encodes MSRIGKKPIAIPGGVEVKVAGSTVSVKGPLGKLDWSLVQGVDVAVNNGQVAVGRSTDDRKLRALHGLTRAELSNMIHGVTKGYERSLEITGVGYKTQIQGRTLSFNVGYINPVIYEVPTGIDVKVDKQTLINIKGVDKRLVGQVAADLRAIKPPDVYKQKGVRYAGETLRKKEGKTGK
- the rpsE gene encoding 30S ribosomal protein S5 encodes the protein MRVNPDELSLKDKVVFINRVAKVVKGGKRFNFCALVVVGDGHGWVGIGKGKAAEVPVAISKAVEQAKKHLVHVALKGGTIPHEVHGLFGGEHVLLKPAVDGTGIIAGGAVRAVVELVGAHNVIAKTLGRGNPFNAVRATLDGLTQLRNLDDVLRFRRQAVAEGRERATV
- a CDS encoding type Z 30S ribosomal protein S14, giving the protein MSRLALRNKAATKQKFSTRNYHRCGVCGRVRGYLRRFRMCRICFRVMTLRGEIPGVRKSSW
- the rpmD gene encoding 50S ribosomal protein L30; translation: MDSAKTAKAPNHDVQTVRVTLRRSAIGTPERHRLVLRGLGLRRIRQTVIRPDTPQVRGMIRKVGYLLEVGKP